The nucleotide window ACTAGGGAGGTGACGATTTTCGTACCACCCTACCTGCACCAAGGCAATGGGGATAGACAAATCCTTGCTCGGGAAAATCTGGGAGCCATCGACTGCAAAGGTACTGATGCCCGTGAGTCGATCGCGTACCCAACTCAAACTAGCTTCTCGGCTAGGCCACTGCTGCCCGAATGGAATTACCCACCGAGTCGCGGTTGTCCATGGCTCCAGTGGAGTTGCACCAGGATTTTCCAGCGATCGCGTGTGCAACTGTTCAGTCACCTCAGCCGCCGTCTGCCGGGCAGTATGGGTCACTGCATCATGATATTTCTGCAACAGATAGAGGGTGTCTTGATCGAAACTAGTAAAGTCTGCCTGCTTAGCGTAGAGCTGATGGAGAATTTGGGAGGGTTTGAGGGGCATAGGACAGTACAAAATTCCTAGCCAGAGTGTAGCACAGGCGCTTCTAACTAGTGCAAGTTGCTAGAACGCAGAGCAGCAATGATGTGACAATTAGCCTTGGGGAAGGGGAACTGATCGAGTTCCTCTAGGGTTACCCAGCGGATTTCCTCACAGGCAATGGGCTGAGGTTCTCCTGACAGATGGCGACAGTGATGCACATGCAGCGTCACGCGAAAATGGCTGTAGGCATGGTCAACGGTAGTGAGCTGCTCGCCAACCTCGACTTGGATCCCCAATTCCTCCTGGATTTCCCGCCGAATGCAATCTGGAATCGTCTCGCCAGGTTCTACCTTGCCTCCAGGAAACTCCCATAAGCCCCCTAGTAGGCCCTCTTGGGGACGACGATCGATCAAAATTTGCCCCTGCTGATTCCAAATCACCGCTACACCGATGATTTTATGGGGAATGGGTTGCTTGGCTTCCGTCATGGGTAACTCCGCTTGCCTATGTCCATGATACGCCCGACAGTGCCGTTGCCAGGGACAACCTGTACACAATGGTTCCCTTGCCCGACACACCGTCGCCCCCAAATCCATCATGGCTTGGTTAAAGTCCCTAGGAAAAGCCGGATCCAATACTCGATCGGACACCCGCCACAACAGCGACAGAGCACTACTTGGAGGCACAGGTAACGCTAGCAATCGTGCCCAAATGCGCTTAACGTTGCCATCTAAAATTGAGACTGGCTGGTCAAAGGCCGCACTAAGAATCCCACCAGCAGTTGTGCGTCCAATCCCTGGCAGCGCTAGCACAGCCTCCAATCGCTGGGGAAAGGTTCCACCATGATCCCGCATGATACACTGTGCTGCCCGGTGAAGGTTGCGGGCACGGGTGTAATAGCCGAGGCCTTCCCAAGCCTTTAGCACCTGTTGCTGGTCAGCAGCGGCGAGATCGGCGATCGTGGGAAACTGAGCCAGCCAGCGCCAATAGTAAGGAATTACCGTCTTTACCTGGGTCTGCTGTAGCATCACCTCAGACACCCAGATAGCGTAGGGATCACGGCTATGCCGCCAAGGCAAATCGCGTCCATGCTGGGCATACCAAGCCAACAGCGATGAACGCAAAACCTGCACTATATCAGGAGGCAACTCCTCCTCCAGGGTAAGCAGGACAATGTTACTGTTCACCCGAGAGGGTCGTGCCTACGGCTGCGAGAGATTGTTCAAACGCCATGCGCTGTTCCACATTGCGCAGAAAATAACCACTCATCATGGCAGAAGCTAGCAGCCGCCCAAGGTTTTCTCGGCTTGTAGTTACAGAAATATCGAAGTGCTCTGAAGGCAGGCCGCCCAACAACCCAATGATGTTGCGCTCCATTACTTGCAACACCTCAGGCGACGACGGCCTCGACAGTTGTGCTACTACCTCAGGACTCATGGTCTGCATGTACTGCCAGAGAGTCTCGCTGGAGCCAGCCTCGGAGTTGCCAGCAAAAAAGTTAGACGCGGGGTTGGGTAACTCGTTCATTAGCTATCTCCTACTGCATCAATAATCAGATACCGCCTATGAACTGATAACTGAATACGAATAGATTGCGGCTACCTGTTAACAAGTCTACTTATCAGGATTGTCCAGAGCTTGGGGAGAGGCAACCGATTAGGGATTTCCGAAGTGGATGCTAGGGTGGCCCCCCACTCCTAACCTGAGTCAGGTAGCTTGGGAGCAAGGGCTAGTAGGCTCAGCCGCCTGAAGATTGTGCTAAAATTTACGGATTCATGACGTAATTGTTAGGAGATTGCATCCCGAATGGCGACCCCCGAAGAGCGGATTATTCCCACTGAACTGCGTAACGAGATGTCCCGCTCTTATTTGGAATATGCCATGAGTGTCATTGTGGGACGGGCACTGCCCGATGCCCGCGACGGCCTGAAACCAGTGCATCGGCGCATCCTATATGCTATGCACGAGCTGGGCCTAAGCTTTGATCGTCCCTTTCGCAAGTGTGCCCGCGTCGTGGGGGATGTGATTGGTAAATATCATCCCCATGGCGACTCTGCTGTGTATGACGCTCTGGTGCGCATGGCACAGGATTTCTCCATGCGAGAGCGGCTTGTGGATGGGCATGGCAACTTTGGCAGTGTGGATGACGATCCTCCAGCCGCTATGCGGTATACCGAATGTCGCCTGACGCGCATTTCCCAAGAGGCGATGCTTCAGGATATTGAGTATGAAACTGTAGACTTTGGGGATAACTATGACGGTTCGCAACAGGAGCCATTGGTGTTGCCGGCGCGAATACCACAACTGTTGCTGAATGGATCCGCTGGCATTGCGGTGGGGATGGCAACCAATATTCCACCCCACAACCTAGGGGAGCTAATCAATGGGTTAGTAGCACTGATCCACAATCCAGACATCACTGATTTGGAACTGATGCAGTATATTCCGGGGCCGGACTTTCCGACAGGGGCGCAGATTTTTGCTGATGGATTGCGGGATGCCTATACTACTGGTCGTGGATCCATCACAATGCGGGGGGTGGCTTCTATTGAAACCATTGAGCAGCGGGGTAGGCCCGATCGCGATGCCATTGTGATTACAGAGTTGCCTTACCAAACCAACAAGGCGGCGCTAATCGAGAAAATCGCTGACATGGTGAACGAGCGTCGTCTGGAGGGCATTGCTGACATTCGGGATGAGAGCGATCGCGACGGGATGCGTATCGTGATTGAACTAAAACGCGATGCCTATCCTCGTGTGGTGTTGAATAACCTGTACAAGCAAACACCCTTGCAATCTAATTTTGGGGTCAACATGGTGGCGCTGGTGAATGGCGAACCCCAGACTCTCACCCTCAAGCAGTTTCTGAGCACCTTTTTAGATTTCCGCATTGAAACCGTTACCCGCCGCACCCAATATGAACTACGGAAGGCGGAAGAGCGAGATCACATCTTGCAGGGTTTGCTCGTGGCCTTGGCAAACCTAGATGCCATCATTGCCTTGATTCGGAGCGCGGCTGATACGCCTACAGCGCGCCAAGAACTCATGACTACCTATGATCTCACTGAAACCCAAGCCGATGCCATCTTGCAGATGCAACTACGCCGGTTGACTGCCCTAGAGGCAGAGAAAATTCAGCAGGAGCACGAAGAGTTACAGGCAAAAATTACTGACTTGCAGGACATTCTGGCTCGACGCGATCGCATTCTCGCTATCATCGAAACGGAAGTTCAGCAATTAAAGGAAACCTTTGCTACTCCTCGCCGCACGGTCATTGAACAGTCTGAGTTTGATCTAGGCGACGTTGACTTGATCGCCAATGAACAGGCAGTAATTCTACTCACAGAACAGGGCTACATCAAGCGAATGCCCTTGAGTACCTTTGAGTCTCAAAACCGGGCAACCAGAGGCAAGTCTGGCACCCGCATGAAGGATGATGATGGAGTGGGTCACTTTATTACCTGTTGTGACCATGACTATGTGCTGGTGTTTACTAATCGCGGCATTGTCTACAGTCTAAGGGCATTTCAAATTCCCACGGGGTCTCGCACATCTAGGGGCACACCGATCGTTCAACTGCTTCCCATTCCTCGTGAGGAGCAAATTACGTCCATCGTCCCCGTGAGTGAGTTTAGCCAAGATGAGTATCTGGTCATGCTTACCCAAGGCGGCTTTATCAAGAAAACTGAACTCGCTGCCTTCAGCAATATCCGCTCTAATGGTCTAATTGCTATCTCCCTAGAAGAGGGTGACCAACTGCGCTGGGTGCGCCGTGCTCGCGCCTGTGATAGTGTCATCATCACCTCTAGTCGAGGCATGGCCATTCACTTCCGCACTGACGATGAGCAACTGCGTCCTCTAGGACGAGCAACGCGGGGGGTGCGTGCCATGAAACTAGAAGATGATGATTTTCTAGTAGCCATGGATATCTTGCCTAGTTCTGTGATTGATGCAATTCCCCAGGATGCTGATGGGGAAGGGGACACAGATGGAACGGATCCGGAAGCAGAGGCTGCTGAAGTCGAAGTGGACAATGGCGACCCAGATGCTGAGGAAATTCTGCCGGAAACGGCTGGCCCTTGGCTGTTGGTGATTACTGGCTGTGGTTTTGGCAAGCGGGTGCCGATTAGTCAGTTTCGCCTACAACGACGGGCTGGCAAAGGTCGCATTGCCCTCAAGTTCAAGGCCAAGCAAGTCTGCGATCGCCTGGTGGGTACCCTAGTGGTGAATGGGGACGATGAACTCATGATCATCACGAATCGAGGGATCATTATCCGACAGGCCGTTAAGGCAATTCCATCCCAATCGCGATCGGCCACTGGTGTTCGGGTGCAGCGTTTGGATGAAGATGATGCGATCGTGGCTGTAGCCCTAGTGCCACCCTCATCATTGGCTGACGAAGAT belongs to Cyanobacteriota bacterium and includes:
- the gyrA gene encoding DNA topoisomerase (ATP-hydrolyzing) subunit A, which encodes MATPEERIIPTELRNEMSRSYLEYAMSVIVGRALPDARDGLKPVHRRILYAMHELGLSFDRPFRKCARVVGDVIGKYHPHGDSAVYDALVRMAQDFSMRERLVDGHGNFGSVDDDPPAAMRYTECRLTRISQEAMLQDIEYETVDFGDNYDGSQQEPLVLPARIPQLLLNGSAGIAVGMATNIPPHNLGELINGLVALIHNPDITDLELMQYIPGPDFPTGAQIFADGLRDAYTTGRGSITMRGVASIETIEQRGRPDRDAIVITELPYQTNKAALIEKIADMVNERRLEGIADIRDESDRDGMRIVIELKRDAYPRVVLNNLYKQTPLQSNFGVNMVALVNGEPQTLTLKQFLSTFLDFRIETVTRRTQYELRKAEERDHILQGLLVALANLDAIIALIRSAADTPTARQELMTTYDLTETQADAILQMQLRRLTALEAEKIQQEHEELQAKITDLQDILARRDRILAIIETEVQQLKETFATPRRTVIEQSEFDLGDVDLIANEQAVILLTEQGYIKRMPLSTFESQNRATRGKSGTRMKDDDGVGHFITCCDHDYVLVFTNRGIVYSLRAFQIPTGSRTSRGTPIVQLLPIPREEQITSIVPVSEFSQDEYLVMLTQGGFIKKTELAAFSNIRSNGLIAISLEEGDQLRWVRRARACDSVIITSSRGMAIHFRTDDEQLRPLGRATRGVRAMKLEDDDFLVAMDILPSSVIDAIPQDADGEGDTDGTDPEAEAAEVEVDNGDPDAEEILPETAGPWLLVITGCGFGKRVPISQFRLQRRAGKGRIALKFKAKQVCDRLVGTLVVNGDDELMIITNRGIIIRQAVKAIPSQSRSATGVRVQRLDEDDAIVAVALVPPSSLADEDSAPH
- the mutY gene encoding A/G-specific adenine glycosylase — protein: MLTLEEELPPDIVQVLRSSLLAWYAQHGRDLPWRHSRDPYAIWVSEVMLQQTQVKTVIPYYWRWLAQFPTIADLAAADQQQVLKAWEGLGYYTRARNLHRAAQCIMRDHGGTFPQRLEAVLALPGIGRTTAGGILSAAFDQPVSILDGNVKRIWARLLALPVPPSSALSLLWRVSDRVLDPAFPRDFNQAMMDLGATVCRAREPLCTGCPWQRHCRAYHGHRQAELPMTEAKQPIPHKIIGVAVIWNQQGQILIDRRPQEGLLGGLWEFPGGKVEPGETIPDCIRREIQEELGIQVEVGEQLTTVDHAYSHFRVTLHVHHCRHLSGEPQPIACEEIRWVTLEELDQFPFPKANCHIIAALRSSNLH
- a CDS encoding DUF760 domain-containing protein, with translation MNELPNPASNFFAGNSEAGSSETLWQYMQTMSPEVVAQLSRPSSPEVLQVMERNIIGLLGGLPSEHFDISVTTSRENLGRLLASAMMSGYFLRNVEQRMAFEQSLAAVGTTLSGEQ